One genomic region from Quercus robur chromosome 4, dhQueRobu3.1, whole genome shotgun sequence encodes:
- the LOC126720920 gene encoding uncharacterized protein LOC126720920 isoform X2 — protein sequence MSTSTSSMSVEKQFMPENRVQQVELLNSINDLHGGVVVNIEQPMDSKVFSPLLRVSVSQWRQQMSRRSSRGKDIVADDPATPVAKRTRLSSQASQDPNEERFRTPLTSHIYSNIFDKSTPIVERVVEFNTLGTTFIPRIFEQRDWANLFGNFGDPMDELVKECFSNATDLGAELIFWVRGKEFGISPNSIADLLGITRPQNVDLTPYDDRTPKIQEILQILRSDHEVSNTGTSTSTAKFAPELTTLKLIMFTNLYPLSNTTFINLGRALFLCDLITGAPIDICAHIYYTMRKTAVRTAARGIIPFCSLIMKLILREGIVPPTDGKMLTRQRPISMYTLQASRSHSSKTPKSAHISPVTPSAPDSETPARTTSTLHAVPEVPQASIPQAQTDPHTDRVGSLLEQIQKRIDEIVTLLYSTNNHVQMRLETMENQLDAIQQKLDDSL from the exons ATGTCGACTTCAACAAGCTCCATGTCAGTAGAAAAGCAATTCATGCCTGAAAACAGAGTTCAACAAGTTGAGCTactaaattcaattaatgatttaCATGGAGGAGTTGTCGTGAACATTGAGCAGCCTATGGACTCTAAGGTCTTTTCACCTTTGCTCAGAGTTTCAGTATCACAATGGAGGCAACAG atgtctcgtcgatcttccaggggtaaagacattgttgctgacgatccagcaacaccagttgctaaaaggactcgactatCATCACAGGCATCTCAAGACCCCAATGAGGAGAGGTTCAGAACTccgcttacctcacacatctactcaaacatctttgacaagtcaactcctatagtggaacgggtggtggagtttaacaccttagggaccacttttatccctcgaatctttgagcaacgagattgggcaaacttgtttgggaactttggcgatccaatggatgaattggtcaaagaatgcttctccaatgcaactgatcttggagctgaacttattttctgggtcagaggaaaagagtttggcatttccccaaactccatcgcagatcttctaggcatcactagacctcagaatgtggatctaactccgTACGATGATCGAACTCCAAAGATTcaagaaattctacaaatcctaagatccgatcatgaagtatccaataCAGGAACATCCaccagcaccgcaaagtttgcaccagagctgaccacactgaagttgatcatgttcactaatctctacccactgtccaacactacattcatcaatcttgggagagctctattcctttgtgatcttattacaggagcccccattgatatatgtgctcacatctattACACTATGAGGAAGACCGCGGTTCGaactgcagctcgaggaattattccattttgcagtctcatcatgaagctcattcttcgtgaaggcattgttcctcccacagatggaaaaatgttgacccgtCAGCGTCCTATTTCCATGtacactcttcaagctagcagaagtcactcttCTAAGACACcaaagagtgcacacatctctccggttactccatctgctccTGATTCAGAGACACCCGCACGTACCACATCTACTTTGCATGCTGTTCCTGAAGTTCCACAagctagtattccgcaagcacagactgatcctcatactgatagagtggGCAGTTTACTTGAACAGATTCAGAAACGTATTGATGAGATTgtgacacttctctactccacaaacaaccatgttcaaatgcgtctcgagactatggagaatcaacTAGACGCTATTCAACAAAAGTTGGAcgacagcctttag
- the LOC126720920 gene encoding uncharacterized protein LOC126720920 isoform X1 yields the protein MGCLFSRFGDRFSFLIKNMSTSTSSMSVEKQFMPENRVQQVELLNSINDLHGGVVVNIEQPMDSKVFSPLLRVSVSQWRQQMSRRSSRGKDIVADDPATPVAKRTRLSSQASQDPNEERFRTPLTSHIYSNIFDKSTPIVERVVEFNTLGTTFIPRIFEQRDWANLFGNFGDPMDELVKECFSNATDLGAELIFWVRGKEFGISPNSIADLLGITRPQNVDLTPYDDRTPKIQEILQILRSDHEVSNTGTSTSTAKFAPELTTLKLIMFTNLYPLSNTTFINLGRALFLCDLITGAPIDICAHIYYTMRKTAVRTAARGIIPFCSLIMKLILREGIVPPTDGKMLTRQRPISMYTLQASRSHSSKTPKSAHISPVTPSAPDSETPARTTSTLHAVPEVPQASIPQAQTDPHTDRVGSLLEQIQKRIDEIVTLLYSTNNHVQMRLETMENQLDAIQQKLDDSL from the exons ATGGGGTGTTTGTTTTCAAGATTTG GTGATAGATTTTCATTCTTGATCAAAAACATGTCGACTTCAACAAGCTCCATGTCAGTAGAAAAGCAATTCATGCCTGAAAACAGAGTTCAACAAGTTGAGCTactaaattcaattaatgatttaCATGGAGGAGTTGTCGTGAACATTGAGCAGCCTATGGACTCTAAGGTCTTTTCACCTTTGCTCAGAGTTTCAGTATCACAATGGAGGCAACAG atgtctcgtcgatcttccaggggtaaagacattgttgctgacgatccagcaacaccagttgctaaaaggactcgactatCATCACAGGCATCTCAAGACCCCAATGAGGAGAGGTTCAGAACTccgcttacctcacacatctactcaaacatctttgacaagtcaactcctatagtggaacgggtggtggagtttaacaccttagggaccacttttatccctcgaatctttgagcaacgagattgggcaaacttgtttgggaactttggcgatccaatggatgaattggtcaaagaatgcttctccaatgcaactgatcttggagctgaacttattttctgggtcagaggaaaagagtttggcatttccccaaactccatcgcagatcttctaggcatcactagacctcagaatgtggatctaactccgTACGATGATCGAACTCCAAAGATTcaagaaattctacaaatcctaagatccgatcatgaagtatccaataCAGGAACATCCaccagcaccgcaaagtttgcaccagagctgaccacactgaagttgatcatgttcactaatctctacccactgtccaacactacattcatcaatcttgggagagctctattcctttgtgatcttattacaggagcccccattgatatatgtgctcacatctattACACTATGAGGAAGACCGCGGTTCGaactgcagctcgaggaattattccattttgcagtctcatcatgaagctcattcttcgtgaaggcattgttcctcccacagatggaaaaatgttgacccgtCAGCGTCCTATTTCCATGtacactcttcaagctagcagaagtcactcttCTAAGACACcaaagagtgcacacatctctccggttactccatctgctccTGATTCAGAGACACCCGCACGTACCACATCTACTTTGCATGCTGTTCCTGAAGTTCCACAagctagtattccgcaagcacagactgatcctcatactgatagagtggGCAGTTTACTTGAACAGATTCAGAAACGTATTGATGAGATTgtgacacttctctactccacaaacaaccatgttcaaatgcgtctcgagactatggagaatcaacTAGACGCTATTCAACAAAAGTTGGAcgacagcctttag
- the LOC126721592 gene encoding F-box protein CPR1-like — protein MSHYVPLELINSILPRLPVKALIRFLCVSKEWSALISSSNFTKNQLSHSIETNSNRTLILKETCINLPLQSRFFSVPYSDNDQFGKAVQIYQPLHNWDILDYCHGLVCLLFYKYKEKEDIVIWNPLIRKYRKLPREPIDEPEFSCDSFSRFGFGYDPINDDYKVVRIAEFYEGPVLMDFFEVKVYGLKSQCWKKIEKQLPIKEIWSMQSVSLNGAFHWIVEQDDRLESILAFDLANEKFQLFRKPLNEGMPILDVLGGCLCFMGVVEETYSDFWLMKEYGDESSWTRIYKIEPGAVPWNIDYFKPLLFSKNGKKVLMEEVSLFWYDIEKKRGKMVKNQSFPKRFKTATCIGSLLLLDGDYVIDLKQKKNKRKR, from the coding sequence ATGTCTCATTATGTACCGCTAGAGCTTATCAACAGTATACTACCCAGATTACCAGTGAAAGCTCTCATACGTTTTCTCTGTGTTTCTAAGGAATGGTCCGCCTTAATCAGCAGTTCAAATTTCACCAAGAATCAGCTCAGTCACTCCATCGAGACCAACAGCAACCGCACGCTGATTCTCAAGGAAACATGCATAAATCTGCCGTTACAATCACGTTTCTTCTCCGTTCCTTACTCCGACAATGATCAGTTCGGCAAGGCTGTCCAAATTTACCAACCTCTACATAACTGGGACATCCTGGACTATTGCCACGGTTTGGTTTGCCTTCTCTTTTATAAGtacaaagaaaaggaagacaTCGTGATTTGGAATCCATTGATCAGGAAGTACAGGAAGTTGCCTAGGGAACCAATAGACGAACCAGAATTTTCATGTGATTCGTTTTCCAGGTTTGGATTTGGGTATGATCCTATTAACGACGATTATAAAGTGGTGAGAATTGCAGAATTTTATGAGGGACCAGTTTTAATGGACTTCTTTGAAGTAAAGGTATATGGTTTGAAATCACAGtgttggaaaaaaattgaaaaacaactGCCAATCAAGGAGATATGGTCAATGCAGTCAGTTTCATTGAATGGAGCTTTCCATTGGATAGTTGAGCAGGATGATAGGTTGGAATCTATCCTTGCTTTTGATCTTGCCAATGAGAAATTCCAACTTTTCAGAAAGCCCCTTAATGAAGGGATGCCCATTTTGGATGTGTTGGGAGGATGCCTCTGTTTTATGGGGGTTGTTGAGGAGACTTATAGTGATTTTTGGTTGATGAAAGAATACGGGGATGAGAGTTCTTGGACTCGGATTTATAAAATTGAACCAGGCGCAGTGCCTTGGAATATTGACTATTTCAAGCCTCTACTCTTTTCCAAGAATGGCAAAAAGGTTTTGATGGAAGAAGTCAGTCTTTTTTGGTAtgacatagaaaagaaaagaggcaaGATGGTTAAGAATCAGAGTTTTCCTAAGCGGTTTAAAACAGCAACTTGTATTGGGAGTCTTCTTTTGCTTGACGGTGATTATGTGATTGATCTGAAgcagaagaagaataagaggaAGAGGTAA